A single Lactuca sativa cultivar Salinas chromosome 8, Lsat_Salinas_v11, whole genome shotgun sequence DNA region contains:
- the LOC111902333 gene encoding nucleotide-sugar uncharacterized transporter 1: MLGGKAMLNFLTRKDVRKILKRKDSDAGERGRAMEELRASLFSKFRRQHQSLLGPTLALTFNFVASVSIILMNKLVLVKVGFNYPIFLTFIHYICSWLIMGILKALSLLPPPPSSKSTKFSSLLGLGIVMSLSTGLANVSLKFNSVGFYQMAKIAVTPAIVLAEFMLYNKRISFQKVVALTVVSIGVAVATVTDLQFHFFGACIAVAWIIPSATNKILWSNLQQQESWNALALMWKTTPITLFFLVMMMPSLDPPGVLSFDWSFYNSSIIGASAVLGFLLQWSGALALGETSATTHVVLGQFKTCVILLGGFIMFGSNPGSTSICGALTALVGMSFYTHLNLKRSAQQQSGKTSPRQQSSASSSTSSFSLPKSKLGKENGGDIHVHGDESV, translated from the exons ATGCTGGGTGGTAAAGCGATGCTTAATTTCCTCACCAGAAAAGATGTCAGAAAAATCCTCAAGCGCAAAGACAGCGATGCTGGTGAAAGAG GAAGAGCAATGGAGGAACTACGGGCTTCTTTATTTAGCAAGTTTAGACGTCAACACCAATCGTTGTTGGGACCCACTCTTGCTCTTACATTCAATTTTGTTGCATCCGTTAGTATTATCTTGATGAATAAATTG GTACTTGTGAAAGTTGGATTCAATTATCCAATCTTTCTGACTTTTATTCACTACATTTGTAGTTGGTTAATAATGGGCATCTTGAAGGCTTTATCTCTCCTCCctccacctccttcctcaaagtcAACCAAATTTTCTTCATTGCTTGGTCTTGGTATAGTCATGTCACTCTCTACGGGTCTTGCTAATGTTAGTTTGAAGTTCAATAG TGTTGGATTCTATCAAATGGCTAAGATTGCAGTAACCCCAGCAATCGTTTTAGCAGAATTCATGCTCTACAACAAAAGAATATCTTTCCAAAAG GTGGTTGCACTTACTGTAGTGTCGATTGGTGTTGCTGTTGCCACTGTGACCGATTTGCAGTTCCATTTTTTTGGTGCTTGTATAGCAGTTGCATGGATAATCCCAAGTgcaactaataaaatattatggtCAAATCTTCAACAACAGGAAAGCTGGAATGCATTAgc GCTTATGTGGAAGACAACACCCATCACTCTCTTTTTTCTAGTCATGATGATGCCATCACTTGATCCACCTGGCGTTCTTTCATTTGACTGGAGCTTCTACAATTCTTCCATTATTGGGGCTTCTGCTGTTCTTGGCTTCTTGCTTCAGTGGTCTGGTGCTTTGGCTCTCGG GGAAACGTCAGCAACAACTCATGTTGTTCTTGGACAATTCAAAACATGTGTGATTCTTTTAGGAGGTTTCATTATGTTTGGGTCAAACCCAGGGTCAACCAGCATATGTGGTGCACTCACAGCTCTTGTAGGCATGTCTTTCTACACGCATCTTAACTTGAAGAGGTCAGCCCAACAACAGTCGGGAAAAACATCTCCCAGACAACaatcatcagcatcatcatcCACATCATCTTTTTCTTTACCAAAATCAAAACTTGGAAAAGAAAATGGAGGAGATATTCATGTTCATGGGGACGAATCTGTCTAA